CATGATATCCAGGGAATTTAGAAAGTGTGTATTCGTAAAATAAAAGGCTAACCACATACCTGTAAAGGTTGTAATTAAATTGGAATTAACGATCCCAATTTTAATGAGCGCTAAAAAATCCTTCCAAGCAGTTGAAGCTGTCACATCTGCTTTTTCAACGTCTGTCATGATTCGACTGTTAGACATTTTCTCTCTCCTCTCTATAAAAGGCAAGAGGTTTGTTGCCACCTCTATACTATATAGGAAATGATTAACTATTTCTATATTCATCTGTAAAAACATCCACAGATAAGAAATAGTATATATGCTATCAATATTATATTAAACCATATATTTTTTCCTTTTTGGGGGAGAATTAGACAATTATGTGAAGAAATTGTGAAGAAAGGAAGACGCAGAAGTTTCTTCAAATTTCTACAAACATTTTAATCCCATCATACCATAAAACACAGCTAAGCGCTTACAGATTTTGTTTTTACGCAAATTAGTCCTTCCCTACTATTACTATTCACTATTCTCCCTAGATAAATGCTCATAATTCTGTAACATTTTATCGGTTGAGTTTTTCACACCTATTATGTAATATCGTAGAGGCATATATATTTTTCTACTATATTTATTTATAGAAAGTGTGTAGAGTCTTTTAATTAAGAAGGTGAATAGATTGCAAAAAGGTGTTCACAAAGGATTAAAGTGGCTTGCGGTTCTGACTACTCTGGGTATGTTGTTCGTGCTTTTGGGTGGAGCCCTGGTGACGAAGACGGAATCCGGCATGGGCTGCGGACGATCTTGGCCCCTTTGTAACGGACAGTTCATTCCAAGTGATATTACATTTGAGCTTGTTATAGAATTAGCACATCGTGTTGTATCAGGCGGTGTGGGATTATTGGTTTTGGCTTTATCGATCTGGTCATGGAGATCAATCGGTTATAAACGGGAAACAAAATTCCTTGCAGCCCTTTCTTTCTTCTTTCTTGTATTGCAGGGACTAATCGGTGCTGCAGCTGTATTATGGGGGCAATCGGATTTCGTTCTGGCCATCCATTTCGGAATTTCCCTCATCTCTTTTGCTTCCATATTATTATTGACACTGCTGATTTTTGAGGTCGACCAGAAATTTGATGCGAATTCATTGGTCATCGACAGACGGATGAGATTTCATACGGTCGGGGTGACGATATATAGTTATCTTGTAGTTTATACCGGCGCACTCGTGAGGCATACGGAGTCCAGCCTGGTGTGCAAGGATTGGCCATTATGCGTCAACTCCTCCCCAAGCCTCCCCACAAACCTGTACGAATGGATTCAGATGGGGCACAGGGCAGCAGCAGGCTTCATCTTCTTATGGATTGCCTATATCACTTACATTGCCATTAAAGAGCATAAGCACCAGAAAGTGATCTACTGGGGCTGGATCATCGCCTTCACCCTGGTTTGTCTTCAAGTAATGAGTGGTGCACTCGTAGTGTTCACAAGACTGAACCTGGCGATTGCCTTAATGCATGCTTTGATCATTTCGTGTCTGTTTGGATTATTATGTTACTTCAATCTTCTTGCTTCAAGAAGTAAACGGAAGCATTAAAAAAAGGATTCCGGTACTTACATGTACCGGAATCCTTTTTCATTATGCTTTATTCACTTCAATCAATAGATCCCCAGGGCTGATGGCATCCCCATTTTGCACATAGATATCTTTAACTGTTCCTGCAAAAGGCGCCTGGACGGTCGTTTCCATCTTCATGGCTTCAGTGATCATTAAATGATCTCCCTTTTCAACCGTTTCTCCCTTTTCTGCAATGACCCTTATAACCGTTCCCGGCATAGAAGCCCCGATATGATTTTCATTTTTTGCATCAGCCTTCATTTTGGCCGCCACAGTGGATTTTATGCTTTCGTCCTTAATGACTACTTCACGGGCCTGGCCATTAAGTTCAAAGTAAACGATACGGGTACCATCTGCCTGAGCCTGTCCAATCGAGACAAGCTTCACGATGAGTGTCTTCCCGGTTTCGATTTCCACTTCTATTTCTTCACCCAGTCTCATCCCAAATAAGAATGTAGGGGTATCAAGGACCGAGATGTCCCCGAATTGATCCATTGTTCGTGCGTATTCCATGAATACTTTCGGATAGAGGGCATATCCAAGGGCATCAAAACTCGTGACCGGACGCTCGAGGTCTTCAAAGAGTTTTTCTTTCAGTGCTGTGAAGTCCACATCATCCAGCAGTTCTCCAGGTCGTACGGTCAGCGGATTGCGGCCTTTCAAGATCACGCTCTGCAATTCTTTCGGAAAGCCTCCGTGAGGTTGACCCAGTGATCCTTCAAATAACTCAACGACTGAATCAGGAAAATCGATTTTCTCACCTTTTTCGAGTACGTCTGTTTCTGATAAATCGTTTTGAACCATGAATAAAGCCATGTCTCCGACCACTTTAGAAGAAGGAGTCACTTTGACGATGTCCCCGAAGAGATGGTTGACCCTTGCATACATGTCTTTGACTTCTTCCCAGCGGTGACCGAGCCCAACTGCTTTTGCCTGCTGCTGAAGATTGCTGTACTGCCCCCCTGGCATCTCATGTTTGTATACTTCTGAATGCGGCGACATCATTCCACTTTCAAAGTCTGTATAATACTTCCGGACGTCTTCCCAATAGTGAGACAGGGTTTCCAGGGAATCAATGTTAACATTCGGTTCTCTTTCAGTCCCTTTTAACGCATAATACAACGTATTGGCACTAGGTTGGGACGTCAAGCCGGACATGGTGCTAAGGGCCGTATCGACGATGTCGACTCCCGCTTCGACGGCTCTTGCGTATGTGTAGATCCCGTTCCCGCTCGTATCATGTGTATGCAGATGAATCGGCAGGCTCACTGTATCCTTCAGTTCCGAAATCAACCGGTAGGCTGACTGCGGCTTTAGGAGTCCCGCCATATCCTTGATGGCCAGAATGTGTGCCCCACTCGCTTCGAGCTCTTTGGCCATATTCTTATAGTAATCGATGTCATATTTGGTCCTTGTCGGGTCATCGATATCACCTGTGTAGCAAATGGCCGCTTCTGCGATTTTCCCGCTTTGCCTCACGGCGTCAATCGCCACTTCCATTCCCTTGATCCAGTTTAAGCTGTCAAAGATCCTGAAGACGTCGATACCGGCAAACGCTGATTTCTCGACGAATTCCCTGATTACATTATCCGGATAGTTCTTATACCCTACCGCATTGGACGCTCTAAGGAGCATTTGGAATAATACATTTGGAATTCGCTCCCTCAAAGTCAACAATCGATTCCATGGGTCTTCCTTAAGAAAGCGGTAAGCCACATCGAATGTCGCTCCACCCCACATTTCATAGGAGAACATATCAGGCAGCAACTGAGATGTCGGTGCCGCTATTTGTTTCAGATCATTTGTTCTGACACGCGTCGCCAGCAAAGATTGATGGGCATCACGGAATGTTGTATCGGTGAGGAGCACTGATTTCTGATCTTTGACCCAATTCACCAGGCCGTCCGCCCCATGCTGATCCAGGATTTGTTTCGTTCCGGGTTGAAACTCTTTCTTTACATCAAGGGCCGG
The DNA window shown above is from Rossellomorea vietnamensis and carries:
- the pyc gene encoding pyruvate carboxylase, with the protein product MKRIKKVLVANRGEIAIRVFRACTELNIRTVAIYSKEDSGSYHRYKADEAYLIGEGKKPIDAYLDIEGIIRIAKNADVDAIHPGYGFLSENIHFARRCEEEGITFVGPHSEHLNMFGDKVKARHQAQLANIPVIPGTDGPVDTLEEVISFGKENGFPIIIKASLGGGGRGMRIVRNLESLKEAYERAKSEAKAAFGNDEIYVEKFVENPKHIEVQILGDHDGNIVHLYERDCSIQRRHQKVVEIAPSVSLSDRLREDICAAAVRLMDNVKYVNAGTVEFLVANDQFYFIEVNPRVQVEHTITEMVTGVDIVQSQLMIAEGYALHGDKLGIPLQDDIRTNGFAIQSRVTTEDPLNNFMPDTGKIMAYRSGGGFGVRLDAGNGFQGAVITPYYDSLLVKLSTWALTFEQAASKMVRNLQEFRIRGIKTNIPFLENVVKHENFITGQYDTSFIDTTPELFIFPIRKDRGTKMLSYIGNVTVNGFPGVEKKKKPVFQKPRVPALDVKKEFQPGTKQILDQHGADGLVNWVKDQKSVLLTDTTFRDAHQSLLATRVRTNDLKQIAAPTSQLLPDMFSYEMWGGATFDVAYRFLKEDPWNRLLTLRERIPNVLFQMLLRASNAVGYKNYPDNVIREFVEKSAFAGIDVFRIFDSLNWIKGMEVAIDAVRQSGKIAEAAICYTGDIDDPTRTKYDIDYYKNMAKELEASGAHILAIKDMAGLLKPQSAYRLISELKDTVSLPIHLHTHDTSGNGIYTYARAVEAGVDIVDTALSTMSGLTSQPSANTLYYALKGTEREPNVNIDSLETLSHYWEDVRKYYTDFESGMMSPHSEVYKHEMPGGQYSNLQQQAKAVGLGHRWEEVKDMYARVNHLFGDIVKVTPSSKVVGDMALFMVQNDLSETDVLEKGEKIDFPDSVVELFEGSLGQPHGGFPKELQSVILKGRNPLTVRPGELLDDVDFTALKEKLFEDLERPVTSFDALGYALYPKVFMEYARTMDQFGDISVLDTPTFLFGMRLGEEIEVEIETGKTLIVKLVSIGQAQADGTRIVYFELNGQAREVVIKDESIKSTVAAKMKADAKNENHIGASMPGTVIRVIAEKGETVEKGDHLMITEAMKMETTVQAPFAGTVKDIYVQNGDAISPGDLLIEVNKA
- a CDS encoding COX15/CtaA family protein, which translates into the protein MLFVLLGGALVTKTESGMGCGRSWPLCNGQFIPSDITFELVIELAHRVVSGGVGLLVLALSIWSWRSIGYKRETKFLAALSFFFLVLQGLIGAAAVLWGQSDFVLAIHFGISLISFASILLLTLLIFEVDQKFDANSLVIDRRMRFHTVGVTIYSYLVVYTGALVRHTESSLVCKDWPLCVNSSPSLPTNLYEWIQMGHRAAAGFIFLWIAYITYIAIKEHKHQKVIYWGWIIAFTLVCLQVMSGALVVFTRLNLAIALMHALIISCLFGLLCYFNLLASRSKRKH